CGAGGCATCCGTCGATCGCACCGTTCGCGGCGTTTCGCGCGCGCGACCGGTATCTGGTGATCGCGGCCGGACACGACGAGATGTTCCGCAGGCTCTGCGGCGTGCTCGGCGCCGACGAGCTGCTCGGCGATCCGCGCTTCTCCGGCGTGCAGGAACGCGCGCGCAATGCGGACGCGCTCACGCCAGAGCTGGAGAAGCGACTCGCGGCACGAGACGCCGCGGACTGGCTCGCGCGCCTCGCTGCCGCGGGCGTTCCGTGCGGGCCGATCCACGACATCGCGGGAGTGCTCGCCGATCCGCAGGTCCGCGCGCGAAACATGATCGTGTCGGTGGACGATCCGATCGCGGGCGTGCTCTCGATGCCCGGAAATCCGATCAAGCTCGACCGCCGCGCCGATCCGACGACGCGCCCGCCCGCACCCGAGCTCGACGCGGACCGCGCGGCGATTCTCGCCGAGCTAGAGCGCGAGGACGGCTGAGACCGTCGCGAGCGTGGCGATGGCCGCGAGCAGGTAGGAGCCGTACGCCGCGAGCGGCGCGACCGAGTGGCCGAAGAGGTCGAGCGCGAAGTGGCGCAGATGGTGCGCGCAGTGCCAGAACACCAGCGAGAGCACCGTGCACAGGAAGAGCTTCCCGACCGTGCCCGAGGCGAGCGCGTGGGCCCGCTCGTAGCCGAGCCCGCCGCTCATCAGATCGGTCGGACCGAGCAGAAGCACGCCGATGATCAATCCCGGCAGGAAGAACGCGGCGATGAAGCCGCCGCCGCCGAAGAGCAGCCACCAGACCGGTTCGAGCTTGCGAATCAGGTTCATCCGATCGCCCCCCCGAGGATCAGCAAGAGCACGATCCAGAGCGTGACGAAGCCGCCGAGCGGCGCGATGCCGAGGATCGGCATCGGCAGACCCGGGGCCGGAATCGGCCCGATCCGACCCGCCGCGATCTTGCGCCCGACCCAGCCGAAACGGAACGCGAAGTACAGCGTGAACGCGAGGCAGAACAGGTTCAGCGCCACCATTCCCGGGCTCGCAAGCCCCGCGAGCCAGGCGGCCCACGCCTGCTCGCCCTGCCCCAGGGCCGAGACGCCCTGCAGGAGCAGCAGGCCCGAGATCGCCATCGGGATGCAGGTGAACGCGAAGAGCGTGTAGCTGCGGTAGCGGCGCCAGCCGAGCGGGAAGCCCGACGGCTTGCGCGCGGGCGCGGTCGGCGTCGACGATGTCCTGGTCTGCGCGTGGCTCATGTGAAGCTCTTCTTCGGCACGACGTGCAGCCACTGCAGCGCAGAGGTCAGCTTCGCCTGCTGGATCGCCATCGCCGGGTCCACGTGCTTGGGGCAGACCTGGCTGCACTCGTTCGCGTAGGAGCAGGCCCAGACGCCGTCGGCATCGGCGAGCGTGTCGAAGCGCTCGGCGTTGCCCTCGTCACGCGAGTCCATGTTGTAGCGGTGGCCGAGCGCGATCGCGGCCGGGCCGAGGAACTCGGGCTCGGAAGCGAGCACCGGGCAGGCCGCGTAGCAGAGCGCGCAGTTGATGCACATGGAGTACTGCTTGAACTCCGCCAGCTGCTCCGGCGACTGGCGGTACTCGCCCTGCCCGACGTCCTTCTCGATCTTGCGGATGATCCAGGGCTTGACGCTCTTGATCTTGTCGATGAACGATCCGAGATCGACGACCAGATCTCGTACGACCGGGAAGTTCGAGAGCGGCTCGACGCGGATCGTGCCCGTGTAGTTGCGCACGAACGCGGCGCAGGTCAGCACGGGACGGCCGTTCACCAGCATTCCGCAGCTCCCGCACACGCCCATGCGGCAGGACCAGCGGTGCGAGAGCGTCGGGTCGATGTCGTCCTTGATCGCGTTCAGCGCGTCGAGGACGACCCAATCCTCCATGCACGGCACCTCGTAGGTGTCGAAGCGCGGCTCGGTATCCGTCTCCGGACCGAAGCGCAGGACCTCGAACTTCACCACCCTCATCTCGGCCATCTCAGTACTTCCGCTCCTCGAGCTCCCAGCGGGTCTTCGTGACCGGCTTGTACGACAGGACGGGTCCATCGGCGGCGAACGTCACCAGCGAGTGCTTCCAGAATTCGGCGTCGTTGCGAGTCGGATGATCCGTGCGCGTGTGCGCGCCGCGCGACTCGCGCCGGTGCAACGCGGAGAGCGCCACGGCCTCGGCCACGTCGAGCATGTTCCCGAGCTCGATCGCCTGGACCACCTCGGTGTTGAAGATCTGGCTCCGGTCGGTGAGTCCGATGTCGGCGTAGCGACCCTTCAGCTGCACGATCGTGTCGAGCGACGCGCGGATCGACTCCTCCTCGCGGAACACGCCGCAGCCCGACTCGGTGGCCAGGTTCAGCTCGCGTCGGATCTGCGCGATCTTCTCGCCGCCGTGCTTGCCGCGCAGGCGTTCGAGCCGGGCTTCCTCGGAGCGCGCCTGCTCGAGCGCGTTCTTCTCGTCGCCGGAGCTCGAGCCCTTGGAGAACTCCACCGCCGCGCGTCCCGAGCGCGCTCCGAACACCAGGCACTCGGTGAGCGAGTTCGAACCGAGCCGATTCGCGCCGTTGATCGATACGCTCGCGCATTCGCCGGCCGCGTAGAGCCCGGGCAGGACCGTCGCGCCGTCCACGTTCGTGTCGACGCCGCCCATCATGTAGTGCACGACCGGCCGCACCGGAATCGGCTCGAAGACCGGATCGATTCCCACGTAGTTCTTGGCGAGCTCGCGCACGAACGGAATGCGCTTGTCGATCTTCTCCTCGCCGAGATGCATCAGCTCCAGGTGCACGTAGTCGCCGTACGGCCCCTTGAAGCCGCGACCGGCCTGGAACTCGCGCATCTCCGCGCGCGAGACCATGTCGCGCGGGCCGAGCTCCGCCTTCCCGCCGACGCCGTAGTCGTACTGGATCAGGAAGCGCTCGCCCTTGTTGTTCTTGAGATACCCGCCCTCGCCCCGCGAAGCCTCGGTGATCAGGATCCCCGTGCCCGGCAGCCCCGTCGGGTGGTACTGCACGAACTCCATGTCCTTCAGGCCTACACCGGCACGGTACGCGAGCGGGGTTCCGTCGCCGGTCTTCACCGCGGCGTTGGTCGTGAACGGGAAGATCCGTCCCGCGCCGCCGGTGCAGAGGATCACCGCGCGCCCGAGCATCGCGTGCATCTTGCCGGTTCGCATGTCGAAGGCGGCGACGCCGACCACGCGGCCGTTCTCGACCAGGAGCTTGGTCGCGAAGTACTCGTCGTAGCGGACGATGCGGTCGTACTTGAGCGAGGTCTGGAACAGCGCGTGGAGCATGTGGAAGCCGGTCTTGTCGGTCGCGTACCAGGTGCGCTTGGTGGTCATGCCGCCGAACGCGCGCACCGAGACGCGGCCGTCCTTCTCGCGGCTCCACGGGCAGCCCCAGTGCTCCAGCTGCACCAGCTCCTTCGGGGCCGCCTCGACGAAAACCTCGACGGTGTCCTGATCCGCGAGGAAGTCACTCCCCTTCAGCGTGTCGTAGGCGTGCAGGTCTAGGTTGTCGTCCTCGCGCGCGACGCCGGCGGCGCCTCCCTCCGCGGAGACCGTGTGGCTGCGCATCGGGTACAGCTTCGAGACGCAGGCCACCGTGAGCTTCGGGTCCGCCTCCACGGCCGCGATCGCGGCGCGAAGACCCGCGCCTCCACCGCCGACCAGAACGATGTCGTGACGACTGACCTCCACGCGTTCTCCTCGTCCGGGTCAAAGGTCCGTTTCGGGGCCGCACTCTAACGGATTTCATCCGCGCGCGCGCTGGCGTCGGCGGTAGAATCGACTTGGAGGCGACGATGGCGAGGCTCGAGTTCTTCTTCGATTGCAGCAGCCCCTGGACCTACCTCGCGTTCCACCGGATCGAGGACGTCTGCCGCGAAACCGGGGCGGAGCTGGTCTGGCGTCCGATCCTGGTCGGCGGCGTCTTCAACTCGGTGAACGCGAGCGTCTACGAGCAGCGCTCGAATCCGGTTCCGTCGAAGGCGCGCTACTACGCCAAGGATCTGCGCGACTGGACGCGCTCGTACGGGCTGCGAATCGGGCAGCCTCCGGTCTTCCCCGTGAACAGCGTGAAGGCCATGCGCGGCGCGTTCTTCGCGCTGGGGCGCGGCGTGCTGCCCCAGTACGCGCGCGCGGTCTTCGAGGCGTACTGGGGCGATCTGCAGGACATCTCCCAGGACGCGGTCCTCGAGCCGATCGTGCGGCGTGCGGGTCTGCCCCCCGAGGAGTTCTTCCGCCGCATCTCCGAGCCCGAGTACAAGGCCCGGCTGCGCGAGAACACCGACGAGCTGATCGCCCGCGGCGGGTTCGGCTCGCCCACCATGTTCGTGAACGGCTCGGACATGTACTTCGGAAACGACCGACTCGGGCTCGTGCGCGAGGCGCTCATGGCCGCTCCCGGGACTCCTTGAGCCCGTCTGTCCCGAGGCCTCGGGTGTAAAGGCCCACGCGAGCAGCTCCGATCAGGGGTGCGGAGTTCCCCGATGCGACGAACACCCCCCCTGCTCGCGCTGCTCGCGCTCTGCTCCTGCGCCCCGAGCGCGGTGAACCTGGAGCGCTATCGCGGCGCGTACAGCACGCACTTCGAACAGATCCCCGATCAGTCGGAGATCTGCGCCGTCGTGCGCAACGGAAGCGCGCGGCCGATCGAGTGGGTGGAGCTGCGAATGCGCTCCACCAGCCATCTCGCCGACGCGCCCGAGCCGTGGCGTTCGAGCTGGGTCTATCGCGGGCGCATCGAGCCCGGCCAGCGCATCTACCTGCGCTTCGAGAACCCGCCGATGGCCGACGAGATCGAGATCGCCGTGGTGCGCTTCGGCCGCGGCGAGCGCGTGCCCAGGA
The sequence above is drawn from the Deltaproteobacteria bacterium genome and encodes:
- a CDS encoding succinate dehydrogenase/fumarate reductase iron-sulfur subunit; its protein translation is MAEMRVVKFEVLRFGPETDTEPRFDTYEVPCMEDWVVLDALNAIKDDIDPTLSHRWSCRMGVCGSCGMLVNGRPVLTCAAFVRNYTGTIRVEPLSNFPVVRDLVVDLGSFIDKIKSVKPWIIRKIEKDVGQGEYRQSPEQLAEFKQYSMCINCALCYAACPVLASEPEFLGPAAIALGHRYNMDSRDEGNAERFDTLADADGVWACSYANECSQVCPKHVDPAMAIQQAKLTSALQWLHVVPKKSFT
- a CDS encoding FAD-binding protein; its protein translation is MEVSRHDIVLVGGGGAGLRAAIAAVEADPKLTVACVSKLYPMRSHTVSAEGGAAGVAREDDNLDLHAYDTLKGSDFLADQDTVEVFVEAAPKELVQLEHWGCPWSREKDGRVSVRAFGGMTTKRTWYATDKTGFHMLHALFQTSLKYDRIVRYDEYFATKLLVENGRVVGVAAFDMRTGKMHAMLGRAVILCTGGAGRIFPFTTNAAVKTGDGTPLAYRAGVGLKDMEFVQYHPTGLPGTGILITEASRGEGGYLKNNKGERFLIQYDYGVGGKAELGPRDMVSRAEMREFQAGRGFKGPYGDYVHLELMHLGEEKIDKRIPFVRELAKNYVGIDPVFEPIPVRPVVHYMMGGVDTNVDGATVLPGLYAAGECASVSINGANRLGSNSLTECLVFGARSGRAAVEFSKGSSSGDEKNALEQARSEEARLERLRGKHGGEKIAQIRRELNLATESGCGVFREEESIRASLDTIVQLKGRYADIGLTDRSQIFNTEVVQAIELGNMLDVAEAVALSALHRRESRGAHTRTDHPTRNDAEFWKHSLVTFAADGPVLSYKPVTKTRWELEERKY
- a CDS encoding 2-hydroxychromene-2-carboxylate isomerase, with amino-acid sequence MARLEFFFDCSSPWTYLAFHRIEDVCRETGAELVWRPILVGGVFNSVNASVYEQRSNPVPSKARYYAKDLRDWTRSYGLRIGQPPVFPVNSVKAMRGAFFALGRGVLPQYARAVFEAYWGDLQDISQDAVLEPIVRRAGLPPEEFFRRISEPEYKARLRENTDELIARGGFGSPTMFVNGSDMYFGNDRLGLVREALMAAPGTP